Within the Vagococcus carniphilus genome, the region GATGGAGCAAACGATATGAAACAGTTAACTTTAATTGGTTTTATGGGATCAGGTAAATCAACAACAGGTCAAATGCTATCAAAAGAATTGGGAATACCTTTATTAGAGTTAGATCAAATGATTGAAGAAGAAACCAAAATGAGTATACCTGATATTTTTGATTTAAAAGGTGAAGCTTATTTTAGAGAATTAGAACATATCGTTTTAATTAAGTCTTTAAATTCAAGAGGTGTTATTGCAACAGGTGGAGGAATATTAACCAATAGCAAAAATGTTGAACAGTTAAAATCCACTCGTAATGTTATCTATTTAAAAGGAAAAGACAGTACATTGATAGAAAGAATTAAGAACGATTCTGTCAATAAAAGACCACTAGCTGATACTAGCACAGAACTTGAAATTACAAAAAGATTAGAGAATAGAGTTAACCAATATGAAGAAGTAGCAGATATAATCATAGAAATTGAAAATAAGAGTATTTCAGAAATAACTTTAGAAATTATGAATCAATTAGAGGAGATGAAAGAATGAGAGTTGGTTATTTAGGTCCAAAAAGTTCATTCACCTACAAAGCAACAAGGAGTTTTTTTAAAGAAGCAGAACTGTCTCCATTACCAACAATTGTTTCAACTTTAAAAGCAATTGAAATGAATCAATTTGATTATTGTGTGATACCTATAGAAAATTCTGTCGAGGGTACGGTTCATCCGGCCCTTGATTTTTTATACCATCAAGCAAATGTACCTGTACAGGCAGAAGTGATTCTTCCGATATCACAAAATTTGATGATTCATCCCAACTGGATAGGAAAGATAAATCAGTTAAAAGCAGTAAAATCACATCCACAAGCTTTAGCTCAAACGCAACAATTTTTAGAAGAAAATTATTCTAGTTTAAAACAAGAGATTACAGATTCGACGACTCAAGCAGCCAAATGGATTTCAGATAATAAAGACGAGCCTGTTATGGCGATTGCTTCAAAGGAAGCGGCTAAAGAATACCAATTAGAAATTATACAATCAGATATCCAAGACATGAAAACTAACCAAACGAGATTTTGGGTGATTGGAAGAAAAAAGATAAATTGGTATAAAGAAAAATCACCAATATTTAGACAGACTATTGGTGTTAAAATGGAACAAAATCAAGCGGGTAATTTACACAAAATACTATCAGCTTTTAGTTGGCGAGGAATTGATTTAACTAAAATTGAATCGAGACCATTGAAAACAAGGTTAGGAGATTATTTTTTCTTAATTGATATTAAAGTAGAAAATCTAATCTTAGTTGAAATGGCTCTGAAAGAAATAACCGAATTAGGTGGAGAAATAAAAGTTTTTGGTACTTACTATGCACATCAAACCATCAATTGTTAGTGTAAAAAAATCATAAGAATCTCATTTGATAGTTTCAAAAATATTCAAAATAGGCTATCCTTATTAAAGATTAAAGTTAATAAGAGGTGTAAATATGGCGAATATGACAAGGATGGATCGACATCGTCAAGCCGAATTAGAAAAAGAACAGAATAAAAGAAAAAATAATAAATTAAATGAGGAACCAGAATTACCGAATGGCAGTCAACCTAATCAAAAAAAGCCTAAAAAAATAAAGAAGAAAAAAAAGAAATCTAAAATCTTTTTCTTGATTTTAATTGCTTTGATAGTTTTAAGTGTTGTAGGCTACTTTAAAGGTGTGGGAAGTGCCAAACTAGATAAAAATAATAAACAAGCAGATGTGGGAAATTTTTTAGGTGAAAAAAGTCAGGATGGCTCTACTAACGTGCTTCTTTTGGGAAGTGATTCAAGAGGAGAAGACCAAGGTCGCTCAGATTCTATTATGATTGCCCATTATGATAAAAAAAATAAACAACCTAAATTGGTTTCTATTATGCGAGACACATATGTTGCAATTCCTCAAAATGGTGGAATTGAATACAATAAGATAAATGCAGCGTATTCTTATGGTGGACCAGAACTTGTAAGAAAAACAATCAAAGAAACATTTGGCGTTCCAATACAGTATTACGCTATTGTGAATTTTGAATCTTTTCCTAAAATAGTTGGAACTTTGGCTCCTGGAGGCTTAAAAATAGACGCTGAAAAAGAGTTAGAAGTTGAAGGGACAGTCATTAAAAAAGGTGAACAAAAGATGAGTGGAAAAGAAGCCTTGCAGTATGCTCGTTTTAGAAAAGATGAAGAAAGTGATTTTGGACGAGTTAGACGCCAACAACAAGTGATGACTGCTTTACTTAAACAAGGATTGAATCCATTAAATGCTTGGAGATTACCAGAAACTATTGGAACAGTACGTGGTTACACGCAAACAAATATTCCTTTTAGTTTTTATCCAGGAGTCGGTACAAGTTATTTATTCAGTCAACACAAACCATTAGATATCTTAACTATCCCAGTTGAAGGATCTTGGAATGATGGTTATTATGAACATTCAGGTAGTGTTTTAGAAATTGATGAAGCTATAAATGGACAAGCGATTAAGACTTTTTTCACTAATTAATTATCTTTACATTAATATGATAGAACACTATAATGTAAAGATAGGTGTTAATTGCCGGAAAGAGAAAAGAATAGAGGAATTACAATGAAAATTGCAATTGTCACGGATAGTACTGTTTTTTTAAGAGGGGACTATCAACATCGTGAAGATCTATATATCGTACCCGTCCCATTAATAATAGACGATAAAATTTATTATGAGGGTGTAGATATTCATGTAGATGGTTTTTATGATTTATTAGATAGTGCTAAAAACTTTCCTAAAACATCACAACCTTCGATTGGCGAATTATTCGAGTTATATGAAAACATCGCAAATAAAGGATACGACGCAGTTATAAGTATCCACATGTCTTCTGGTATTTCTGGATTTATCAGTTCTTTAACAAGTATTTCAAAAGAAATAGATATGATTGATGTTCATCCATTTGACTCACTATTAACAAGTGGTCCGATGGGTAAATTAGTTGAGGTTGCTCTTGATATGGTTGAACAGCCAGATGCAACACCAGAAATTATTCTAGATAAACTATCAGAAATGAGAGAGAAACTAGAGGGGTATATTGTAGTAGATGATTTAAATCACTTAGTTCGTGGTGGTAGATTAAAAAATGGTGCTGCCATTATTGGAACATTACTAAAAATAAAACCTATCTTAAGTTTTCAAGAAGGCAATATTGTTTTATCAGAAAAAAGCACTTCATCGGGTAGAAGAAATTGTTTTAAATGAGATTAAAAGTAAACCCGAGGATAGTACATTTTATGTTATTCACTGTAATAATCTAGATGTCGCTAAGCAAGTAGAAGGAGAACTTTTAAAGCTATACTCTAGCTTAGAAGTAATTATCTGTGATTTCGGTCCTGTTATAGGAACACATTTAGGTGAAAAATCAGTTGCTATTGGAGTGGCACCAAAAAGATAATGTTAAGAGGGTAACCCTGAAAAGTGGTTGATCCTCTTTTTTCTATCATTTGTAGTAAAAGGGAAGAGGGAAAATTGATGGAACCAAATATTTATGGACCGAGTCAAGTTGTAGTTAACTTGAATCATATTAGACATAACGTAAAAGAAGAACTTAAAAGGTTAGACCATGGAACAAGCCTTTACGCTGTTGTCAAAGCAAATGGTTACGGTCACGGAGCAATAGAAGTTGCTAAAGCGGCAATTGAAGCAGGAGCTACCGGACTTTGTGTTTCTAATTTAAATGAAGCGATTGAGTTAAGAAAAAATGAAATGACAGAACCTATACTTGTAATGGGCTATGTGTCGTTAAAATATCTTGATATAGTTTTAGAGAATGACATAACATTAACAGCAACTAATTTAGAGTGGCTGAAAGAGTTGGATAAGAGAGTAACAAAAGAAATTAAAATCCATTTAAAAATTGATACTGGAATGGGGCGTATTGGCTTAAATGATTCTGAAGAAATGAAACTAGCTAATGAACTTTTAAAAAGTAATCCCTTAATTAATTTTGAAGGGTTGTTTACGCATTTTTCAAAAGCAGATAGTAAGGATAATCAGCACTTTGAATTACAGCAACGACGTTTTTTAAATGCATTAGCCATTTTCGGTGAAGATATTCCTTATATTCATACATCAAATTCAGCTACAGCGCTATGGCATGATGCTTGGAAGAGTAATTTAGTTCGTTATGGTGATGCAATGTATGGAATGAATCCTTCAGGAAACGAACTAGACGAACCATTTAAATTAAAACAAGCCCTAACCTTGGAAACTGAAATTATTCATATAAAAGAAGTAGAAAAAGGCGAAAAAATAGGATACGGAGCAACTTATGAGACGAGTTCTAAAGAGTGGATAGCAACGTTACCAATCGGTTATGCAGATGGCTTAATTCGAAAATTTCAAGGGTTTAACTGTTTAGTTAACAGTAAACAAGCACCTATTGTTGGTCGTATTTGTATGGATCAGTGTATGATTAGGGTAGATGGTTATTTGCCAATTGGAACTAAAGTTACTATTTTTGGACGTGACGGAGACTTGTTTAATTCTGTTCAAAAAGGAGCAGAGTATGTGGATACGATTAATTATGAGGTGACATGTGGTTTGACAGATAGAC harbors:
- a CDS encoding shikimate kinase, whose amino-acid sequence is MKQLTLIGFMGSGKSTTGQMLSKELGIPLLELDQMIEEETKMSIPDIFDLKGEAYFRELEHIVLIKSLNSRGVIATGGGILTNSKNVEQLKSTRNVIYLKGKDSTLIERIKNDSVNKRPLADTSTELEITKRLENRVNQYEEVADIIIEIENKSISEITLEIMNQLEEMKE
- the pheA gene encoding prephenate dehydratase, with protein sequence MRVGYLGPKSSFTYKATRSFFKEAELSPLPTIVSTLKAIEMNQFDYCVIPIENSVEGTVHPALDFLYHQANVPVQAEVILPISQNLMIHPNWIGKINQLKAVKSHPQALAQTQQFLEENYSSLKQEITDSTTQAAKWISDNKDEPVMAIASKEAAKEYQLEIIQSDIQDMKTNQTRFWVIGRKKINWYKEKSPIFRQTIGVKMEQNQAGNLHKILSAFSWRGIDLTKIESRPLKTRLGDYFFLIDIKVENLILVEMALKEITELGGEIKVFGTYYAHQTINC
- a CDS encoding LCP family protein is translated as MANMTRMDRHRQAELEKEQNKRKNNKLNEEPELPNGSQPNQKKPKKIKKKKKKSKIFFLILIALIVLSVVGYFKGVGSAKLDKNNKQADVGNFLGEKSQDGSTNVLLLGSDSRGEDQGRSDSIMIAHYDKKNKQPKLVSIMRDTYVAIPQNGGIEYNKINAAYSYGGPELVRKTIKETFGVPIQYYAIVNFESFPKIVGTLAPGGLKIDAEKELEVEGTVIKKGEQKMSGKEALQYARFRKDEESDFGRVRRQQQVMTALLKQGLNPLNAWRLPETIGTVRGYTQTNIPFSFYPGVGTSYLFSQHKPLDILTIPVEGSWNDGYYEHSGSVLEIDEAINGQAIKTFFTN
- the alr gene encoding alanine racemase, with amino-acid sequence MEPNIYGPSQVVVNLNHIRHNVKEELKRLDHGTSLYAVVKANGYGHGAIEVAKAAIEAGATGLCVSNLNEAIELRKNEMTEPILVMGYVSLKYLDIVLENDITLTATNLEWLKELDKRVTKEIKIHLKIDTGMGRIGLNDSEEMKLANELLKSNPLINFEGLFTHFSKADSKDNQHFELQQRRFLNALAIFGEDIPYIHTSNSATALWHDAWKSNLVRYGDAMYGMNPSGNELDEPFKLKQALTLETEIIHIKEVEKGEKIGYGATYETSSKEWIATLPIGYADGLIRKFQGFNCLVNSKQAPIVGRICMDQCMIRVDGYLPIGTKVTIFGRDGDLFNSVQKGAEYVDTINYEVTCGLTDRLPRVYIE